A single Denticeps clupeoides chromosome 7, fDenClu1.1, whole genome shotgun sequence DNA region contains:
- the spc24 gene encoding kinetochore protein Spc24 — protein sequence MASLHDLQESADALVHFIKSSRTETKLRDKLQEFFAHHVETKETTTRLLNDIALSEEMVGQKLLDLEGQKSQLSQELNQLDQELQKHRTRSQNLDSEHQFLQRELERLRESDQEIQTLQQEVDEDTTEVIPSAIYLAQLYYKVTRIKLELDSEPHILKGVHYGKDAATPINIDTAVLSPCAVSDKLWDLVSTEWN from the exons ATGGCGTCCCTCCACGACCTGCAGGAGTCCGCGGACGCGCTCGTCCACTTCATCAAGAGCAGCAGGACCGAGACGAAGCTGCGCGACAAGCTGCAGGAGTTCTTCGCGCATCACGTGGAGACGAAGGAAACGACGACGCGGCTCTTGAACG ACATTGCCCTGTCGGAGGAAATGGTTGGTCAGAAGCTCCTGGACCTTGAGGGCCAGAAGAGCCAGTTGTCCCAGGAGCTGAACCAACTGGACCAAGAGCTACAGAAGCACAGGACCAGAAGTCAGAATCTGGACTCGGAGCACCA ATTTCTACAGAGAGAGCTGGAAAGACTTCGTGAGTCTGACCAGGAGATCCAGACTTTGCAGCAGGAAGTGGATGAGGATACAACAGAGGTCATCCCATCAGCCAT TTACTTGGCACAGCTCTATTACAAGGTCACAAGGATTAAACTGGAGCTTGATTCGGAACCACACATTTTGAAAGGAG TTCACTATGGGAAGGACGCGGCAACCCCCATCAACATTGACACGGCTGTTCTATCTCCCTGCGCTGTGAGCGACAAACTGTGGGATCTCGTTAGCACGGAATGGAACtaa
- the uqcrc2a gene encoding ubiquinol-cytochrome c reductase core protein 2a: MKSIRRFNQISSRCYSLAQPLPVSSRRAPPAPVLSPQDVQVSKLASGLVVASLENYSPMSKVGLFVKAGSRYETPDNLGVTHLLRLAASLTTKGVSAFRICRGVEALGGSLSATSSRENMVYTVDCLRDDFHAVMEYLVNVTTAPEFRPWEVSDLTPRVKLDKALASQTPQIGVVEKLHEAAYKNALSNSLYCDDHMIGRISSEQLQAFVANNFTSSRMALVGLGVSHSALKQMGEQFFSSHGGAGAPGTKAVYRGGELRVQSGGSLAHVLVASEAAVGGSAEANAFSVLQRVLGAGPHVKRGSSVSSKLSQGIAKATTQPFDASAFSAAYSDSGLFGVYTISQAHAATEVIRAALDQVAAVANGVSEADLIRAKTQLKAEYLMSLEATDSLLDELGNQALASGTYAAPESVTQGIDSVTASDVAKAAKKFVSGKKTMASSGHLSNTPFLDEL, from the exons ATGAAGTCCATCCGGAGGTTTAATCAAATCTCT AGCCGATGTTACTCCCTGGCCCAGCCGTTGCCCGTAAGTTCCCGCCGGGCTCCTCCAGCGCCGGTGCTCTCGCCCCAGGATGTTCAG GTCTCCAAGCTGGCGAGTGGTCTGGTGGTTGCCTCCTTGGAGAACTACTCCCCCATGTCCAAAGTGGGCCTGTTCGTTAAAGCCGGGAGTCGCTACGAGACTCCGGACAACCTTGGTGTGACTCACCTGCTGCGGTTAGCTGCCAGCCTG ACCACAAAGGGAGTGTCTGCCTTCAGGATTTGTCGCGGGGTCGAGGCCTTGGGCGGCAGCCTCAG CGCAACATCTTCAAGGGAAAATATGGTTTACACTGTAGACTGCTTGAGAGATGACTT TCACGCAGTGATGGAGTACCTCGTCAATGTGACCACTGCCCCTGAGTTCAGGCCCTGGGAAGTGTCAGACCTGACACCCCGGGTTAAGTTGGACAAGGCTCTGGCCAGCCAGACACCTCAGATTG GTGTTGTGGAGAAGTTACACGAAGCAGCTTATAAGAACGCTCTCTCCAATTCCCTTTACTGTGATGACCACATGATCGGTCGCATTTCTTCTGAACAG cTGCAGGCCTTTGTTGCCAACAATTTTACTTCTTCCCGAATGGCGCTGGTGGGGCTGG GTGTAAGTCATTCTGCTCTGAAGCAGATGGGTGAGCAGTTCTTCAGCAGCCATGGAGGTGCTGGGGCTCCAGGAACCAAAGCTGTGTACCGTGGAG GTGAGCTCCGGGTGCAGAGCGGTGGCAGCCTGGCACACGTGTTGGTGGCGAGCGAAGCCGCAGTGGGCGGCTCTGCCGAGGCCAACGCCTTCAGCGTGCTGCAAAGGGTGCTGGGAGCTGGGCCACATGTCAAGCGGGGCTCCAGCGTGTCCAGCAAGCTCAGCCAGGGCATCGCCAAGGCAACCACGCAGCCATTTGAT GCCTCAGCCTTCAGCGCTGCCTACTCCGACTCTGGGCTTTTTGGGGTGTACACCATCTCACAGGCCCATGCTGCTACAGAG GTGATCCGAGCCGCCCTGGATCAAGTGGCCGCCGTGGCTAATGGAGTTTCGGAAGCGGATCTGATCAGGGCAAA GACCCAGCTGAAAGCAGAGTACCTGATGTCCCTGGAGGCTACTGACAGTTTGCTGGATGAGCTCGGCAACCAGGCACTGGCCAGCGGAACCTACGCTGCACCGGAGTCTGTGACCCAGGGCATTGACTCAGTGACGGCCAGTGACGTTGCCAAA GCTGCAAAGAAATTTGTGAGCGGCAAGAAGACCATGGCAAGCAGCGGACACCTGTCAAACACGCCCTTTTTGGACGAGTTGTGA
- the LOC114794827 gene encoding NHP2-like protein 1, with product MTDPEVNPKAYPLADATLTKTILDLVQQASNYKQLRKGANEATKTLNRGIAEFIVMAADAEPLEIILHLPLLCEDKNVPYVFVRSKQALGRACGVSRPVIATSVTIKEGSQLRPQIQSVQMAIERLLV from the exons ATG ACCGACCCAGAAGTTAACCCGAAAGCTTACCCGCTGGCCGACGCAACGTTGACCAAAACGATCCTGGATCTCGTGCAACAAGCTTCAAACTACAAGCAGTTGAGAAAGGGGGCTAATGAAG CCACCAAAACCCTGAATCGAGGGATTGCGGAGTTCATAGTGATGGCTGCAGATGCTGAACCCCTGGAGATCATTCTCCATCTGCCTTTGCTGTGCGAAGACAAGAATGTACCTTATGTGTTCGTTCGCTCTAAACAGGCCCTCGGTCGAGCCTGTGGAGTCTCCCGGCCTGTGATCGCGACCTCGGTCACCATCAAGGAGGGTTCTCAGCTCAGACCACAGATTCAGTCTGTGCAGATGGCTATTGAGAGACTGCTGGTCTGA